The Pirellulales bacterium genome contains a region encoding:
- a CDS encoding FAD-binding oxidoreductase encodes MSAVSDSLPITETATPETQADVAQALRDAYAARRAVYPLGGGTSLDYGLAPKQPGLGLSLGALQRVIDYPSRDLTITVEAGITIAELTAAMAAEGQQLPIDLPHAQVATLGGAIATNWSGARRYGYGTLRDYIIGISAVDGRGTPFKAGGRVVKNVAGYDFCKLLTGSLGTLSVITQVTLKAKPRPQRSAFAVAAVNNLAAASALLDALASSATTPVAIELIAGIAWSDISGELLPAGDLRIVVGLEGTAAEVDWMREQLAREWQPLGQSPEFITADLQVSALWTALNDFSSGPSELTVKINVLPSRAAELVGVVRELDATASIQAHAGNGIVLARFNELPPGGMLATMVKRLQPAARAAGGSAVILSANSGERTAQAVWGSPAADWPLMRAVKKQFDPHNILNPGRFVY; translated from the coding sequence TTGAGCGCGGTCAGCGACAGCCTACCAATCACCGAGACAGCCACGCCAGAAACGCAGGCCGACGTGGCGCAAGCGCTGCGCGACGCCTACGCCGCGCGCCGCGCCGTCTACCCCCTCGGCGGCGGCACGAGCCTCGATTACGGACTCGCGCCCAAGCAACCCGGCCTCGGACTGTCGCTTGGCGCCTTGCAGCGCGTGATCGACTACCCCTCGCGCGATTTGACAATCACCGTCGAAGCCGGCATCACCATCGCCGAACTGACCGCCGCGATGGCCGCCGAAGGTCAGCAGTTGCCGATCGACCTGCCACACGCCCAGGTCGCCACGCTCGGCGGCGCCATCGCCACCAATTGGAGCGGCGCCAGGCGCTATGGCTACGGAACCCTGCGCGATTACATCATCGGCATCAGCGCCGTCGATGGCCGCGGCACGCCCTTCAAGGCGGGCGGCCGGGTCGTCAAGAACGTCGCCGGATACGACTTTTGCAAATTGCTCACCGGTTCGCTGGGCACGCTCAGCGTGATCACACAGGTGACGCTCAAGGCCAAGCCCCGGCCCCAGCGATCAGCCTTCGCCGTCGCCGCGGTAAACAATCTAGCCGCGGCCAGTGCGCTGCTCGACGCCTTGGCCAGTTCCGCCACCACCCCCGTGGCGATCGAACTGATCGCCGGCATCGCCTGGAGCGACATCTCGGGCGAGCTACTGCCTGCGGGCGATCTGCGCATCGTGGTGGGCCTGGAAGGGACAGCCGCCGAAGTCGATTGGATGCGCGAGCAACTCGCCCGCGAGTGGCAGCCGCTCGGTCAATCGCCCGAGTTCATCACCGCCGATCTGCAGGTAAGCGCGCTATGGACCGCGCTCAACGACTTTTCATCCGGTCCGTCGGAGCTAACGGTCAAAATCAATGTGCTCCCCAGCCGCGCGGCCGAACTGGTCGGCGTCGTGCGCGAACTCGATGCCACGGCGTCGATTCAGGCGCACGCGGGCAATGGCATCGTGCTGGCGCGGTTCAACGAGCTTCCACCCGGCGGCATGCTCGCCACGATGGTCAAGCGACTGCAACCGGCGGCGCGCGCCGCCGGCGGCAGCGCGGTGATCCTCAGCGCCAATAGCGGAGAGCGCACCGCGCAGGCGGTTTGGGGATCGCCGGCCGCCGACTGGCCCCTGATGCGCGCCGTAAAAAAGCAGTTCGATCCCCACAACATTCTCAATCCCGGTCGCTTCGTCTACTAG
- a CDS encoding (Fe-S)-binding protein encodes MSSTLEKKSSRPADAPGVTPTPSSVDAHPERQAAAIAAQNPGAGIDYELFLDCVHCGLCTSACPTYLELGDENDSPRGRIYLMRAVTDGKLPLTQQVKGHLDLCLDCRACETACPSGVQYGKLIEPFRVAMEQLDSAPKSGDWFHRWVLFGMFPYPNRMRQALAPARVAERLGLIRFAERTGMLRLLPARLRQLVQMLPPPGKHEKQLPEFLPAIGRRRARVALFTGCVADVMFRGTHWATARVLQQNGCDVVVPRSQVCCGAIHYHAGAADPARQLADVNLAALDPAGVDAIVVNVAGCGSMLKDYGHHWDDARQPEREAFAHKVRDINEFLDSLGLITPEHSIDLTATYHDACHLGHAQKIREAPRRLLSAVPGLRLVDLPETEVCCGAAGTYNLTQPEMAGRLSRRKLDNILKTGASAVLTANAGCLLQIAREARAQGHPLWIAHPMDLLDLAYRGEKPPV; translated from the coding sequence ATGAGCAGCACCTTGGAGAAGAAATCGAGCCGGCCCGCCGACGCGCCAGGCGTCACGCCAACTCCTTCGTCGGTCGATGCTCATCCCGAGCGACAGGCCGCCGCAATCGCTGCCCAAAATCCCGGCGCCGGCATCGACTACGAACTGTTTCTCGACTGCGTGCATTGCGGCTTGTGTACTTCCGCCTGCCCAACCTACCTTGAGTTGGGCGACGAAAACGACAGCCCGCGCGGCCGCATCTATCTCATGCGCGCAGTGACCGATGGCAAGTTGCCCCTCACCCAACAGGTGAAGGGGCACCTCGATCTCTGCCTCGACTGCCGCGCCTGCGAGACCGCCTGCCCCTCGGGCGTGCAATACGGCAAATTGATCGAGCCCTTCCGCGTGGCCATGGAACAACTGGATAGCGCCCCCAAGAGCGGCGATTGGTTCCATCGCTGGGTCCTCTTTGGGATGTTCCCCTACCCCAATCGCATGCGCCAAGCCTTGGCGCCGGCGCGCGTGGCCGAGCGGCTGGGGCTGATCCGCTTTGCCGAGCGCACCGGGATGTTGCGGTTGTTGCCCGCGCGGCTGCGGCAACTTGTGCAAATGTTGCCGCCACCCGGCAAGCATGAGAAGCAACTGCCCGAGTTTCTGCCGGCGATTGGCCGCCGCCGGGCGCGCGTCGCGCTGTTCACTGGGTGCGTCGCCGACGTGATGTTCCGCGGCACACATTGGGCCACCGCGCGGGTGCTCCAACAAAACGGCTGCGATGTCGTTGTGCCGCGCTCGCAGGTGTGCTGCGGCGCCATCCACTACCATGCCGGCGCTGCCGATCCCGCGCGCCAACTTGCCGACGTCAATCTCGCCGCGCTCGATCCCGCCGGCGTCGACGCCATCGTGGTGAATGTCGCCGGTTGCGGATCGATGCTCAAGGACTACGGCCATCACTGGGACGATGCCCGCCAACCGGAGCGCGAGGCGTTTGCCCACAAGGTGCGCGATATCAACGAATTCTTGGATAGTCTCGGCCTCATCACACCAGAACATTCCATCGACCTGACCGCCACTTACCACGATGCTTGCCACTTAGGGCACGCCCAAAAGATCCGCGAGGCGCCGCGGCGCCTGCTGTCCGCCGTACCGGGCCTCCGACTTGTCGACTTGCCAGAAACCGAAGTCTGCTGCGGCGCGGCCGGAACCTACAATCTCACCCAGCCCGAGATGGCTGGTCGCCTCAGCCGTCGCAAGCTGGACAACATCCTCAAGACTGGCGCCAGCGCCGTGCTCACCGCCAACGCCGGTTGCCTGTTGCAGATCGCCCGCGAGGCGCGCGCCCAGGGACACCCGCTGTGGATCGCGCACCCGATGGACTTGCTCGATCTGGCCTATCGCGGTGAAAAGCCGCCGGTGTAG
- a CDS encoding magnesium transporter CorA family protein: protein MRLDYELNAGRIVEDGHGSAAIRVYSEPTGDERAELSAFCGLDEHTLNSMLDPEEVPRIEVERDHTLVIWKQPNPASLRVAGRFEVSSVGLMLYADHLVIVTADDAPTMTHKRSRAIASLNDLLLQLLLDSVHHFLDHLRVIKHMAQEVQSRLNSSVGNEHLLQMFALGESLIFYVNAIESNGGMLLRLRASADRIGMSADDVRLLEDVIIENNQCARQAAIYSEVLSGLMDARGNIINNNMNMLLKNLTIVNVVFLPMALLVGIGGMSEYTMATQQLPWWLSYPLFLLAMGAIGLATWWGLRVWMDRTYGAGGGSRRK from the coding sequence ATGCGTCTGGACTATGAGCTGAACGCCGGGCGAATCGTCGAGGACGGACACGGCAGCGCCGCGATCCGGGTGTACTCCGAGCCGACCGGCGATGAACGGGCGGAGCTATCGGCGTTTTGCGGCTTGGACGAGCATACGCTCAACTCGATGCTCGACCCCGAGGAAGTGCCGCGCATCGAGGTGGAAAGGGACCACACGCTGGTGATTTGGAAACAGCCGAACCCGGCCTCGCTGCGCGTGGCGGGACGATTTGAGGTGTCGTCGGTCGGGCTGATGCTGTACGCCGATCATCTGGTGATTGTGACCGCTGACGACGCGCCGACGATGACTCACAAGCGATCGCGCGCCATCGCCTCGCTCAACGATTTGCTGCTGCAATTGCTGCTCGACTCGGTGCATCACTTTCTCGATCATTTGCGCGTGATCAAGCACATGGCGCAAGAGGTGCAATCGCGGCTGAACTCCTCGGTCGGCAACGAGCATCTGCTGCAAATGTTCGCGCTGGGAGAGAGCCTGATCTTCTATGTCAACGCCATCGAGTCGAACGGCGGGATGCTGTTGCGGTTGCGGGCGTCGGCGGATCGCATTGGCATGTCGGCCGACGACGTGCGGTTGCTGGAAGACGTCATTATTGAAAACAACCAGTGCGCGCGGCAGGCGGCGATCTATTCGGAAGTGCTCTCGGGCTTGATGGACGCGCGGGGCAACATCATCAACAACAACATGAACATGCTGCTCAAAAACCTCACCATTGTGAACGTGGTGTTCCTGCCGATGGCCTTGCTGGTCGGCATCGGCGGAATGTCGGAGTACACGATGGCGACTCAGCAACTTCCGTGGTGGTTGAGCTATCCCTTATTTCTCCTGGCGATGGGGGCCATTGGCCTGGCGACGTGGTGGGGGTTGCGGGTGTGGATGGACCGCACCTATGGCGCGGGGGGCGGATCGCGCCGGAAATGA
- a CDS encoding 5-formyltetrahydrofolate cyclo-ligase gives MTSSETTDVQQRKTQLREQAHANRREQENKDELSQIICQKFVDLPEYKKSATVMYYLDVRTEVRTRHYLPTAIESDKKIVVPYCVDGELELFHLESMDELEVGMYKILEPRVDLRAVAAKRVEVESLDLIMVPGVAFDRTGGRMGHGKGYYDKLLEHARADTPLVALAFECQLFPEIPTAEHDIFMDKIITEQAIYPGRGRK, from the coding sequence ATGACCTCCAGCGAAACCACTGATGTGCAACAACGCAAGACGCAACTGCGCGAGCAGGCGCACGCCAACCGCCGCGAGCAAGAGAACAAGGATGAGCTGAGCCAGATCATCTGCCAAAAGTTCGTTGATCTGCCCGAGTACAAGAAGTCCGCGACGGTGATGTACTACTTGGACGTGCGGACCGAGGTACGCACCCGCCATTATCTGCCGACGGCAATCGAAAGCGACAAGAAGATCGTGGTGCCATACTGCGTGGACGGCGAATTGGAGTTGTTCCACCTGGAAAGCATGGATGAGCTGGAAGTGGGCATGTACAAGATTTTGGAGCCGCGGGTCGATCTGCGAGCGGTGGCGGCCAAGCGGGTGGAGGTCGAGTCGCTGGATCTGATTATGGTGCCCGGCGTGGCGTTCGATCGGACCGGCGGACGAATGGGGCACGGCAAGGGGTACTACGACAAGCTGCTGGAACATGCGCGGGCCGATACGCCGCTGGTGGCGCTGGCGTTTGAATGTCAGCTCTTTCCGGAGATTCCAACTGCGGAACACGACATCTTTATGGACAAGATCATCACCGAGCAGGCGATTTATCCGGGTCGCGGGCGGAAGTAG